The following is a genomic window from Rhinoraja longicauda isolate Sanriku21f unplaced genomic scaffold, sRhiLon1.1 Scf000972, whole genome shotgun sequence.
tctcatgtattcgcttcccctttaactccatcttcatattcccaatttgtcaaccgctGCCCCTCACTActcagtttaaagccacacatgcagcactagcaaacctgcctgccagaatgttggtccccctgctgttaaggtgcaatgttacaatgttacaatgaggtgcaatgttacaatgttacaatgaggtgcaatgttacaatgttacaatgaggtgcaatgttacaatgttacaatgaggtgcaatgttacaataaggtgcaatgttacaataaggtgcaatgttacaaaaccttacaatgtttccgtcaagagcatgtcctaccttcgcttgcgaccagcttcctcctgaaagaaataaaacacaaatctcaattgactgagatggaccgtcctattcccgacagcgggaatttgtccacatttccacagccctctgataattcccatttcccaactcttatcatCGCTGTCATGCAGAAAGAAAGCGGACATTACAGTCGAGACGTAGAACGAAGGGGGAAAGCataaggaatgttcatgagaatgacgccataactgagaggatggaactcaatgcaaagactgggcaggttgTTGGAGTTTATCTGGggaagatgtcaggaatgatgagataagatttaagtttatcggtggatttaaatgggtgaggatgaaataatatctctaatcgatgggagagcaaaaatcaaagctgaaatgtaacgtggtcttcaataaatactgaaaggaatgcagtcatgagaacatggacctcacttgcattggagggactgaagccaacagcagagataatttaagggcaAGTGGGATAAACACttgagcactcctggaattcggggtattgttaccgggtgtggtgagtagatgggaaggATGTTGAATGGAGCtgaaatcttgactggataggatgggccgaatggcctgtctatgatgtagaatgggaagtcattctatggtgaacaaaggtgggtaaaacaaaccgagcaaattcccccaaggtgaccgcccactgctgatgggaaccggatgtagatgatcaatctgctgtgtgcgccacgttctagatttcaatgctAATCCCCaccatgtggtcatggctgatctagcccagggctgaactcctccgctttgtcccatcccctttGATTTCAATTCCAcatattttcaaaaatgtatctttctctggtataaatacgtccaacaggttaaacctctcagagtctcctggttggagagtcccagagatttactgccctctgtccattcgtgGTCCTTGagatcagatataggatcacccgggttgttctgaactccacagaatacaaacacctctctacattccggccaggcagtcctgagatcccatagattatgcgggaggccaattagtttgggaacaactacaactggaacagatgaaacattaacccagttctgaattactggtaaaggcagcatttatttcagaaacatcccccaccattttgtgactgtgcactttcacttcgccagactgtagtgtcacccctcaccttcagaaacaccacattgtccttttgatccatctgctgctgcaacttaaagagttcctcctgaatgaattttaaattctcttcaatttctcgatgatttttctccattgcatttagaatcttcttctcttcctcccggatatctgccagtcctcgctgctctttctcagtgagaatctggtgcagttcagcaaactgggatttgatcttagactgaaggttgtgtgactgttcctgtgaaatgaaaggtgaagatcaatatttcatcaaGATCACAAAgtgtgaagtcatgcattttggtggtaggaataaaggcatagatcaatagtaaggaaagcaaactctgtgccagcatttatttcaagaggccttgtgtacaaaagcagggatgtgatgttgaggctccataaggcgctggtaaggccgcataggtaatattgtgagcaattttaggcaccatatctgtggaaagatgtgctggctctggagagggtccagaggaggtttacaagaatgatcccaggaatgagtgggttaacctatgaggagcgtttgttagcactgggccagtactcgctggggtttcagagaatgagggggacctaattcaacgagatctgggtgtcctggtgcatcagtcaatgaaaggaagcatgcaggtacagcaggcagtgaagaaagccaatggaatgttggccttcgtaacaagaggagttgagtttaggagcaaagaggtccttctacagttgtaccgggccctggtgtactgtgtgcagttttggtctccaaatttgaggaaggatattcttgctatggagggcgtgcagcgtaggttcactaggttaactcccggaatggcgggactgtcgtattttgaaaggctggagcgattgggcttgtatacactggaatttagaaggatgaggggggatcttattgaaacatataagataattaggggattggacacattagaggcaggaaacatgttcccaatgttgggggagtccagaacaaggggccacagtttaagaataaggggtaggccatttagaacggagatgaggaagaaccttttcagtcagagagtggtgaaggtgtggaattctctgcctcagaaggcagtggaggccagttcgttggatgctttcaagagagagctggatagagctcttaaggatagcggagtgagggggtatggggagaaggcaggaacggggtactgattgagagtgatcagccatgatcgcattgaatggcggtgctggctcgaaaggctgaatggcctactcctgcacctattgtctattgtctattgtctaattaaaacatacagaatagtgaaaggcttggatagaggggttgtggagaggatgtttccactagtgggagaatccaggactcaaagtcatagcctcagaattaaaggacgctaatTTAGGAagttgaagagaaatttctttggtcagagggtggtgaatctgtggattttttttgccacagaaggctatggatattttttatggcaaagatagattcttgattagtacaggtttcagagattatggtgagaaggcaggagaatggggtaaggagggagagataggtcagccattattgaatggcggcgtagatgcgatgggcgaaatggcctcattctactcctattccttatgactttaattccctgctgcctattccttttcacgtacccattaattctcattcatccgcccaccacccacctccgcaggaataatttacagtcaccgattgacctttgaaccagcatgtattgggcaccaaagatactagaggagcaagatagaccacccgaCACGTAAAACCGTAattggtcatgggtaaatttcagcgccattttagtaaacagattctgtgtgccagactgggctgtgttcacaactctctgcgatttgttcgtatataaaatgtttgctaacaattatttttgttcttcttcttggataagttgttgGTTGACCCCTATGACTATTTCTTGACGAGTTGCTGCTTCATGATCTTTAaaatttggatgttactgattgaatatctgcactagagatccactctatctgtatcaggccaattgatcatatttgctttctctgttaattttattttcacctccacgagccgtatctctttttgctttattttagaaagtcatggaagcagagatttggCATTTGCCAACAATAGAACtcgactgtatccacaatataatcgaaaagacatttaactttataattagagccaagaaaatttgaattggtgaattgattagttaaaaatccttgacagccactaaaatgaccaatgctgcctgatgtggtacagagcacgaatccaattcaaatagacacagtggtggagtaaatcaccgggtcaggcagcatctctggagaaaaaggatgggtgatgtttcatgttgggacccttcttcagacaaaggagggaaggtgaagtgctggtataaatcaggacatgatcatttcattggttagctgatatgcaaaacagtgcaaccctgtatatcttgcacataaaatgatgtaaaacttaccatgaatgacagaaataaaaggtgttatccttgttttatgaaattcatttttgaatgatgtaaaattgaagggggtgcaatatactgctaacccacaaatgtatcGTTATGAGATACTcacatttaaaaaatccattaatCACAACAAAAcctagaaggtgcctatgttatttgaccaacttatcggttaaatttaaatatgatttttttacaggttgtaggattGTGGGTAAGTATCGTGTCAATgcctgtaactcatttttcacaaaactgagggttagcactatattgcaccgaccccctcaattatatgttaaattcaaaactaaactatggtggtaatgtacattattcatgtctaaagctagcacttctgtataagtgtaggtatgtatgcattacattttattacactaatgtagaatgaaaataatggaaaaatggagataagacttttctttgccttccatcacagcgagggtgtgcctggagcaatcactgtgatggctgtttgtgttaaaattgtaattgtgtgtcttgtgttctttattgtctactgccggaccctgacgtgagaggacgctggcgctatttgttcgccgcttctccgtcaggacaattcgtttgtttgtttttatgtcttgactgtttttgtaaagcgtctttgagcatttggaaaagcgcgataaaaaataaatgtttattattattattataaatatcttAATATGTGTTCATAATTATTTTATTcataatattaggatttctggaaataagtttgatgtcactgattgcgaatgtgtacgggaaggccctaatgaaatgtatgttaaatttgtgctgagtgtgtgtttgagcaatacaggggaaactgcacaaaagaggggactggggaggaaggatgggagggacatgggcagaaacagtaagaaaataaaaccagagaaatttagcagggggaaaacattttaaaataaaaataacaataaaatgtgggttgatagatgagatattttctgcactttgatgggatcatcacacatactgttcccccacaacactgattacacagcgAGAGGTGGGTTTTCCTTACTAAAATGATGTTACGTACTAAACTTCAGTGGACGCAATTTCGACGGAGAGGTTcattttgctcctctagtatctttgttggggacgtggaagaaatccgccgcggtcacagggagaaggcgtgaaccacacggtcagcccccgaggtcaggatcgaacccgctcaccagaactaggagacagcagcacgacttgtgtcactgcgctgccctgttattatacgcgtcacagggatcaaacctgcacaagatcaggaaatcgaaacttaaaagcctcaccagaactccagaaatcttctctttctgttgctgctccatttgctggatctctgatctatattttgtgagagactggatggaagatttcacctgatcctgcaaatgtgtttgggaatcagaaaattaaatggttgaacagtaaaaatggaattaaacaatgatgggtttaaaatcggtttgcttttaccttgtggttttcaacagcttctttaaccggcatgaagctgtgagacttgtgttcccgcccagctgcacaaatcacacagatcagcttcttatcagtttcacaaaacagcttcagttcttcctgatgttcctcgcagtgaggtTTACTTTCCTCCTCTGtctgattcaggctcagtgttcgagtttTCTCagtcagtctcgccaaggcccgattcaccctgagggtgcggtctgtaaactcctctctacattccgggcaggagtttctctcctccctgtcccaactctgtgtgatacaggagcggcagaagttgtgcccacagtccagtgtaaccggatcggtgaagaaatccaggcagatgggacaaactacctcctccgttaaactctcgaccaggtctttcgaagccatttttactccgccacttcctggttcaaattctttggcgcagctgctgaacccttgcagtatcgggg
Proteins encoded in this region:
- the LOC144591388 gene encoding zinc-binding protein A33-like; its protein translation is MASKDLVESLTEEVVCPICLDFFTDPVTLDCGHNFCRSCITQSWDREERNSCPECREEFTDRTLRVNRALARLTEKTRTLSLNQTEEESKPHCEEHQEELKLFCETDKKLICVICAAGREHKSHSFMPVKEAVENHKDQVKSSIQSLTKYRSEIQQMEQQQKEKISGVLEQSHNLQSKIKSQFAELHQILTEKEQRGLADIREEEKKILNAMEKNHREIEENLKFIQEELFKLQQQMDQKDNVVFLKEEAGRKRRVGVEANPQSVVDGHLLLEKFETPFLYNTVLAEASGAIKQVSVTLDVETAHAQLEVSGDRKRVRRTRTRRSLPDTGKRFTDNACVLGSEGFTSGRHYWEVKVAGSEDWSLGVAAESVERKGWVPLTPETGVWNIWRWWGDKFDAFTSPPSPLPARPVPGRVGVYLSYESGTVSFYDAATKSHLHTFTGNKFTGKLYPFFWPWDVDHWLRICSGSAPGV